Proteins encoded by one window of Dioscorea cayenensis subsp. rotundata cultivar TDr96_F1 chromosome 6, TDr96_F1_v2_PseudoChromosome.rev07_lg8_w22 25.fasta, whole genome shotgun sequence:
- the LOC120263098 gene encoding cytochrome P450 94B3-like: MDFFFVSLPLLLLLFIIIYSQIISKKLSPNSKTNLKAYPFLGHIPHLLKHRHDALEWISTLLSESPTHSIVFNFPFHTNGFITSNATNIEHILKTNFSNCPKGNHTISFLEDFLGLGIFNFDGDHWNWQRKVANYEFCSGSG, translated from the coding sequence ATGGACTTCTTCTTCGTCTCtctccctctcctcctcctcctcttcatcatcatctattCCCAAATTATCTCCAAGAAACTCTCACCAAACTCTAAAACCAACCTCAAAGCCTACCCTTTCCTAGGTCACATCCCTCATCTCCTCAAGCATCGTCATGACGCCCTTGAATGGATCTCCACCCTCCTCTCCGAGTCCCCCACCCATTCCATAGTCTTCAACTTCCCCTTCCACACCAATGGATTCATTACCTCCAATGCTACAAACATTGAGCACATCCTCAAGACCAACTTCTCCAACTGCCCCAAAGGCAATCATACCATCTCTTTTCTTGAGGACTTCCTCGGCCTCGGCATCTTTAACTTCGACGGCGATCACTGGAACTGGCAACGCAAGGTCGCCAACTACGAGTTCTGTTCAGGATCTGGTTAA